The genomic segment ATAGGTGTATTTGCTTTGCTCGGAGCAATAATTGTGGAATTAAAAGGCGATTCGGCATTATTTACATCTCTTGGGCTTTATGGCTTAACAGTAGTTTTAGGATTGTTTCTGATGATTTTTGTTGTGTATCCTGTTTTCCTAAAACTATTCACTAAAATTAGCTATCGCGATTTTTATAAAGGAATTGCTCCTGCTCAAATGTTAGCCTTTTCAACAAGTTCTAGTGCTGCCACATTACCTGTAACTATGGAATGTTGTGAGAAAAATCTTAAAATTTCTAAAGAAGTTACCAGCTTTGTGCTTCCTATTGGAGCAACAATAAATATGGATGGAACTAGCTTATATCAGGCTGTTGCGGCTGTTTTTATTGCTTCTGCTTTTGGAATGGATTTAACACTTGGACAACAATTAACCATTGTTCTTACAGCTACTTTGGCGTCTATTGGTTCTGCTGCCGTACCGGGGGCGGGAATTGTAATGTTAGTAATTGTATTAACTGCTATTGGAGTTCCAACGGAAGGGATTGCTTTAATTTTTGCTGTTGACAGACCTTTAGATATGATTCGTACTATGGTAAATGTTACCGGCGATTCAACAATTTCAGCAATTATTCATAGGATGGAAGCAAAAAACGGAAATTTAGTTTAACAATTCAGATTAATAAGGATTATCCGTATCATCATCATTCATCCGCGATTGTCTGGTCATTGTCATAGGCGAATATTCATTGCTAAATTCATCAGATGGAGATAAACTGGAGAGCGATCCACCGGATAAGTCAAAAGGTACATCATCAACAAATTTTGTGTATTGACCGATAAATTTAAGGGTAACAGAATCGAGAGCTCCATTTCTATGCTTAGCAATAATTATTTCGCCTTTACCTGTTGTGTCGCTTCCTTGTTCGTCTTCTGTAATATCGTAATATTCAGGTCGATAAATAAATATTACCATATCGGCATCTTGCTCAATAGCTCCGGATTCACGTAAATCTGATAGCTGAGGTTTTTTTGAACCTCCTCGTGTTTCAACAGATCTGTTTAATTGCGAAAGTATTAAAACAGGTACATTAAGCTCTTTTGCCAAGGCTTTTAACGAACGAGAGATTGTGCTGATTTCCTGCTCTCTGTTTCCTGTCCCGTCTCCACCACGCATAAGTTGAATATAATCAATTACAATAAGCTCAATTTTATGCTGCTCTTTTAATCTACGACATTTTGCACGTAACTCAAATACAGAAAGTGCGGGAGTATCATCAATAAAAATAGGAGCTTCAACTAAAGATTTTATACGCTCATTGAGTTGAGTCCATTCGTGATCTGCCAATTCTCCCTTTTTTAATTTATTAGAAGTTATCTCCGCTTCTGAAGAAATTAAACGAGTAGTTAATTGTACGGCCGACATCTCAAGTGAAAATACAGCTACAGGTCTTTTTGCCATTGCAGCATTTCGAGCCATGGTAAGTGCAAAAGCAGTTTTTCCCATACCCGGTCTGGCAGCAATAACAATTAAATCAGATTTTTGCCAACCGGCAGTAAGTCTGTCTAATTCGGTAAATCCCGAAGGGATACCACGTAAACTGCCTTCTGAATTTTTTGCGGCTTCAATTTCATCATAGGCTTCTTTAACTAGACTTTTCATATCCAGAGATTCTCTCCGGAAATTGTTTTCGCTAATATCAAACATCTGTTGCTCTGCCTTATCCAGTAACTCAAAAACATCGGTTCCGTCTTCAAAAGCATCTTTAATCGTCTCTGACGAAACGCGAATCAGCTCTCGTTGTACAAATTTTTGCATCAAAATACGAGCGTGATATTCAATATTTGCTGAGGAGGCAACTCTATTAGTTAATTGAGTAATATAATATGCACCTCCAATTTCTTCTAATTCGCCTTCAGATTTTAACTTATTCGATACTGTAAGAATGTCAATAGGTTCTGTACTTGCAAAGAGATTTTGTATTGCTTTAAAAATTTTTTGATGCGCTTGTTTATAAAAAACCTCAGGGTGTAAAATGTCAATAACAGCAGTAAGTGCATTTTTTTCTAACATCAAAGCACCTAAAACAGCCTCCTCAAAATCTAATGCTTGTGGTGGTATTTTCCCTGAACTGGTCATAAAATTACCACTTAAGGCATTAGTTTTTTTAATAGCTGTATTTTTTCCTAAGTTTTTTTGATCCATAAGTGTAAAAATAATTTTATCCTCAACCTAAGTTGATAAACATATTCTTTTGATTTCCAATTAGCAAACTTTTTATGTCATGAATTGATAACAGCTTGTAAATTTAGCTAAAATAATCAGCTGACTCAAAAAATTAAAATATTAGTTTGAACAATATCACTTTTTGCGGGATAAAAATACATATAGTTGTATAAAAGATTGAATATCTGTTACTTTTATCAATGGCATTTTGTATTTGATAGAAAGGAGATTTTGCAGATAATTCTAAAAATAAACCTATAAATGTGGTGTTTGGAACGACAATCAACAGATATAATGGTTTTAGTATTTTATTAACAAGCCTTTAAAAGAAAAATTCTTTACTTTGTTAAAAACATAAATAAATGAAGAAAATAATTTTTTCTCTCCTTATGCTGATTACGCTAATTGCTTGTGAAAATAGCCCTAAGTCTTCAGATAAAGCAGTAGAAATAAATAACAAAGTAAATAATGAAATTAGAAGTTTTGTTGTTTTAGAAACTATAGATGTAGCTTCTTATGTCTATATTTTGGGTGAAGAGAATGGAGTGAAATATTGGTACGCCACTAATGTTTGTGATGTCCATAAAGGAGATACTTTCTTTTATGATGACCCTTTGGTGATGAAAGATTTTTACAGTAAAGAACTCGACCGTCCTTTTGATGAGATTTTATTTTTGTCGAGGATTGTAAAAAATCCTGCCGAATTAAATAAACCCAAAACCGAAACTGTAAGTAAGACAAATGGGAAAATAAAAACAAAACAAATAGAGATAAGTATTGATAAGCCCGATAATACAATTAGCATTGCTCAACTTTTTAAACAAAAAGATGTGTTTAAAGGGCAAGAAGTAATTATTAAAGGAGAAGTTGTAAAGTTTAGTCCTCAAATTATGAATACAAATTGGATTCATATTCAAGATGGAACCTCCTTTAATGGTAAATATGATTTAACTATTACTTCTCAGGAAAATGTTAATGTAGGTGATATTTTAACTTTTAAAGGTTTCATAGCCGTTGACAAAGATTTTGGTTATGGTTATTTTTATGAGTTTCTGATGGAGGAAGCTGAAATTATAGAATAAATCGTTTTAAAAAAAGACAAGATGCAAAAAATGAAAATTAGTTTTTTAGTGTTAGCTGTTATGGTTTTAGTTGGATTCAAATCCGATAAACCCGCCTATCGTTTATATTCTAAAGAAGGTAAAGCCGTTAAGTTTGATAAAATGCTTGATGCTTTGCAAGAGGCTGATATTGTGTTTTTTGGAGAGTTGCATAATAATCCTATTGCGCATTGGTTGGAATTTGAATTAACAAAAGAATTATTTGCTGTAAAAGGCGATAAGCTGGTTTTAGGTGCTGAAATGTTTGAAACAGATAATCAACTCTTGATTGATGAATATCTTAGTGGCGATATAAAACAATCTAATTTTGAAAAGGAAGTTCGCCTGTGGAATAACTATAAAACCGATTATAAACCTTTATTGGAATTTGCGAAAGATAGTAGCTTGCGCTTTATCGCAACAAATATTCCACGTCGATATGCTGCCGTAGTTAACAGTAAGGGTTTTGAGGGTTTAGATGCTTTATCGGAGGAAGCAAAATCTTATATTGCACAACTTCCGATAGCTTACGATGGAGAACTTTCCGCCTATAAAAATATCTTGGAAATGATGAAAAATATGCCACATGTTAATCCAAATCTTCCAAAAGCTCAAGCTGCTAAAGATGCAACTATGGCAGAGTTTATTCTTAAAAACTGGTCGGAAGGAAATTTGTTTTTACACTATAATGGCTCTTACCATTCCGATAATTTTCAGAGTATATTATGGTATTTATATCAGGCTAATCCAACATTAAAAATTTTAACTATAAGCTGTGTTGAGCAAGAGGAAATAAATAAATTATCGGAAGATAATTTGGATAAAGCCGATTATATTATTGCTATTCCCGAAACTATGACTAAAACATATTAAGTGGTTATATGCAAGTTGAAGTTTCCACAAAACACAACCTATTGAAAAAATTGAAAGTATAAGTATTTATTTTATTAAAAAATGAATAAAAAAGTTTTATTTTTGATATGAGGAGGCTTAATTGAATTTAAATTTCAATACATATAAAGCAAATAAATATACGAGTAAATCTCAAATTAAATATGGTGATTGTCCATAAAACTAAATTAGGGATATTAAATAATTTA from the Bacteroidales bacterium genome contains:
- the dnaB gene encoding replicative DNA helicase, coding for MDQKNLGKNTAIKKTNALSGNFMTSSGKIPPQALDFEEAVLGALMLEKNALTAVIDILHPEVFYKQAHQKIFKAIQNLFASTEPIDILTVSNKLKSEGELEEIGGAYYITQLTNRVASSANIEYHARILMQKFVQRELIRVSSETIKDAFEDGTDVFELLDKAEQQMFDISENNFRRESLDMKSLVKEAYDEIEAAKNSEGSLRGIPSGFTELDRLTAGWQKSDLIVIAARPGMGKTAFALTMARNAAMAKRPVAVFSLEMSAVQLTTRLISSEAEITSNKLKKGELADHEWTQLNERIKSLVEAPIFIDDTPALSVFELRAKCRRLKEQHKIELIVIDYIQLMRGGDGTGNREQEISTISRSLKALAKELNVPVLILSQLNRSVETRGGSKKPQLSDLRESGAIEQDADMVIFIYRPEYYDITEDEQGSDTTGKGEIIIAKHRNGALDSVTLKFIGQYTKFVDDVPFDLSGGSLSSLSPSDEFSNEYSPMTMTRQSRMNDDDTDNPY
- a CDS encoding ChaN family lipoprotein; the encoded protein is MQKMKISFLVLAVMVLVGFKSDKPAYRLYSKEGKAVKFDKMLDALQEADIVFFGELHNNPIAHWLEFELTKELFAVKGDKLVLGAEMFETDNQLLIDEYLSGDIKQSNFEKEVRLWNNYKTDYKPLLEFAKDSSLRFIATNIPRRYAAVVNSKGFEGLDALSEEAKSYIAQLPIAYDGELSAYKNILEMMKNMPHVNPNLPKAQAAKDATMAEFILKNWSEGNLFLHYNGSYHSDNFQSILWYLYQANPTLKILTISCVEQEEINKLSEDNLDKADYIIAIPETMTKTY
- a CDS encoding dicarboxylate/amino acid:cation symporter; this translates as MKKKKLALHWKILIGMLLGITYGLIAVNFDMEGLTRDWIKPFGTIFINLLKLIAVPLILFSLVSGIANLKDISKLSRMGLKTVGMYILTTVIAVSLGLLLVNLIDPGASFPQDEQYKFEERYGSDVSKKQQDAASVKDESPMQFLVDMVPSNLVSAMSQNSRMLQVIFFAIFFGVSIILLPEKTTEPVTRFFVSMNSVILKMIDLIMEFAPIGVFALLGAIIVELKGDSALFTSLGLYGLTVVLGLFLMIFVVYPVFLKLFTKISYRDFYKGIAPAQMLAFSTSSSAATLPVTMECCEKNLKISKEVTSFVLPIGATINMDGTSLYQAVAAVFIASAFGMDLTLGQQLTIVLTATLASIGSAAVPGAGIVMLVIVLTAIGVPTEGIALIFAVDRPLDMIRTMVNVTGDSTISAIIHRMEAKNGNLV